The following proteins are co-located in the Rippkaea orientalis PCC 8801 genome:
- a CDS encoding photosystem II high light acclimation radical SAM protein, with translation MTQRILYVRLPCNPIFPIGVVYLSDHVHKCFPEIEQKIFDLGTVPPLDFKKALDNCIDEFKPTLLVFSWRDIQIYAPVGGRGGNPLQNAFEFYYAKNPLIRLRGALGGLKVTTAYYGELWRNIGLIRRGLSRAKQYHPEARLMVGGGAVSVFYEQLKSELPQGTIVSVGEGETLLEKLLRDQDFSRERCYIVGESDPRQRLIHEEPTPLEKTACNYDYIQSIWPEFDYYFQENDFYIGVQTKRGCPHNCCYCVYTVVEGKQVRINPADEVVKEMRQLYDRGIRNFWFTDAQFIPARRFIQDAEQLLEKILDSGMTDIHWAAYIRADNLTPNLCDLMVKTGMNYFEIGITSGSQELVRKMRMGYNLRTVLQNCRDLKAAGFNDLVSVNYSFNVIDETFDTIRQTIAYHRELENIFGVEKVEPAIFFIGLQPHTHLEEYAFENNILKPGYNPMSLMPWTAKKLLWNPEPLGSFFGEVCLQAWQQNPNDFGREVLKILEERLGKADLEEALKAPIEEKRKDLVSSPKTLVTNV, from the coding sequence ATGACACAGCGTATCCTCTATGTTCGCCTCCCCTGTAACCCAATTTTTCCTATTGGAGTGGTTTACCTATCGGATCATGTTCATAAATGCTTTCCTGAGATTGAACAAAAAATCTTTGATCTTGGTACTGTTCCACCCCTAGACTTCAAAAAAGCCTTAGATAACTGTATTGACGAATTTAAGCCGACTTTACTGGTCTTTTCTTGGCGAGACATCCAAATTTACGCCCCAGTTGGAGGTCGAGGCGGCAACCCGCTACAAAATGCCTTTGAATTTTATTATGCCAAAAACCCCTTAATTCGTCTAAGAGGAGCTCTAGGGGGCTTAAAAGTAACAACAGCTTACTATGGTGAACTCTGGCGCAATATAGGATTAATTCGTCGCGGGTTATCAAGGGCGAAACAATATCACCCCGAAGCGCGTCTGATGGTAGGAGGCGGTGCAGTGAGTGTTTTTTATGAACAATTGAAGTCCGAACTTCCCCAAGGGACGATTGTTTCCGTGGGTGAAGGAGAAACCTTGCTCGAAAAATTGTTACGGGATCAAGATTTTTCAAGGGAACGATGCTACATTGTTGGGGAAAGTGATCCCCGTCAGCGTCTGATCCACGAAGAACCGACCCCTTTAGAAAAAACCGCTTGCAATTACGACTATATTCAAAGTATCTGGCCAGAATTTGACTATTATTTCCAAGAAAACGACTTTTATATCGGGGTACAAACCAAGCGAGGCTGTCCCCATAACTGCTGTTATTGCGTCTATACAGTCGTTGAAGGCAAGCAGGTAAGAATTAACCCGGCCGATGAAGTGGTTAAGGAAATGCGCCAACTTTATGACCGAGGGATTCGTAATTTTTGGTTTACTGATGCCCAGTTTATTCCTGCGCGTCGGTTTATTCAAGATGCGGAACAATTATTGGAAAAAATCCTTGATTCAGGGATGACAGATATTCATTGGGCGGCCTATATTCGGGCAGATAATTTAACCCCAAACTTGTGTGATTTGATGGTTAAAACGGGGATGAATTACTTTGAAATTGGGATTACCAGTGGCTCACAAGAATTAGTTCGTAAGATGCGAATGGGCTATAATTTACGGACGGTTCTACAAAATTGTCGAGATCTCAAAGCTGCCGGTTTTAATGATTTAGTCTCGGTGAATTATTCGTTTAATGTGATTGATGAAACCTTTGATACGATTCGTCAAACCATTGCTTATCATCGAGAATTAGAGAATATTTTTGGCGTAGAGAAGGTAGAACCTGCTATCTTTTTTATTGGGTTACAACCCCATACTCATTTAGAAGAATATGCCTTTGAGAATAATATTCTTAAACCAGGCTATAATCCCATGAGTTTGATGCCTTGGACAGCTAAAAAGTTACTCTGGAATCCTGAACCGTTGGGATCATTTTTTGGAGAAGTTTGTCTACAAGCTTGGCAACAAAACCCCAATGATTTCGGACGAGAAGTGCTGAAAATTCTCGAAGAAAGATTAGGAAAAGCTGACTTAGAGGAGGCATTAAAAGCACCCATTGAAGAGAAAAGAAAAGACTTAGTGAGTTCTCCCAAAACCTTGGTTACAAATGTCTAA
- a CDS encoding Mo-dependent nitrogenase C-terminal domain-containing protein, whose amino-acid sequence MVYFPINQNQSSRQSVNFLSPIRQWLNNLEIRNESVAHLICRLIPVQCPFEREIYLLGRKIGYIPPLCQINPLYQEVVGLRFRALCYLADECGQDVRCYC is encoded by the coding sequence ATGGTTTATTTTCCCATCAACCAAAACCAGTCTAGCCGTCAATCAGTTAATTTTCTGTCTCCTATCCGTCAATGGCTCAATAACTTAGAGATTCGTAATGAATCGGTTGCTCACTTGATTTGTCGTCTTATTCCTGTGCAATGTCCTTTTGAGCGTGAAATTTACTTACTAGGACGCAAAATCGGATATATTCCCCCATTATGTCAAATCAATCCCCTTTATCAAGAAGTCGTGGGGTTAAGATTTCGGGCTTTATGCTATTTAGCAGACGAATGTGGTCAGGATGTTCGCTGCTATTGTTAA
- a CDS encoding PEP-CTERM sorting domain-containing protein has translation MDQAAIFQSHKKEGKFKVNDSPLTTHSSLPFSNHLAGVVPEPLTILGAGTAIGFGATFKRKLAKKTNKK, from the coding sequence ATAGACCAAGCTGCAATTTTCCAAAGCCACAAAAAAGAGGGTAAATTCAAAGTTAATGACTCCCCGTTAACAACTCATTCTAGTCTACCTTTTTCTAATCACTTAGCAGGAGTTGTTCCCGAACCCTTAACTATACTTGGTGCAGGAACCGCTATCGGATTTGGTGCAACCTTCAAACGGAAATTAGCTAAGAAAACTAACAAAAAATAA
- a CDS encoding DUF4079 domain-containing protein — protein sequence MNLPSFLWLWKIAAWSMGLSLTCYAILGLSGGWIFYRRQQGANRPQWLRPFHYTMGGIMVGLVLLLLIIGLIGTIGHYGSLGHSVHLVAGLLTVILVLISAMSATQISPQRPWVRSLHITTNIILFFAFAFVGLTGWSVVQKYLP from the coding sequence TTGAATTTACCCTCTTTTTTGTGGCTTTGGAAAATTGCAGCTTGGTCTATGGGTTTATCGCTAACTTGCTATGCCATTCTTGGTCTTTCTGGCGGCTGGATCTTTTATCGTCGTCAACAAGGAGCAAATCGTCCCCAATGGTTACGACCGTTTCATTATACCATGGGAGGGATCATGGTAGGGTTAGTGTTATTGCTGTTGATAATTGGCTTAATTGGAACGATTGGTCATTATGGCAGTTTAGGTCATTCGGTTCATTTAGTTGCTGGACTATTGACAGTTATCTTAGTGTTAATTTCTGCGATGAGTGCGACTCAAATAAGTCCCCAACGACCTTGGGTGCGATCGCTCCACATTACCACCAATATTATCCTCTTTTTTGCCTTTGCTTTTGTTGGGTTAACAGGATGGTCAGTCGTTCAAAAATATTTACCTTAA
- a CDS encoding phycobilisome rod-core linker polypeptide → MSVKASGGSSLARPQLYQTVPVSAITQAEQQDRFLANPELNELVAYFQSGSKRLAIAQILTDNSDLIVSRAANRIFTGGSPMAYLEKPPVEEVREMAMAGGGQAPSLQRSMALGTVTYAEGGGGGGGGFFGGLRSILSSTGPIPAGFRPINISRYGPSNMQKSLRDLSWFLRYVTYAIVAGNPSIIVVNTRGLREVIERACSTDATIVALQEMRAAARDYFRQDAEAQAIVTEYFDVLITEFKAPTPSNKLRQRPSSDQQGLALPQSYYNAAQTRQKFVMKPGLSESEKSAVVKAAYRQLFERDITRAYGQSISYLESQVRNGDISMKEFVRRLCKSPLYRKQFFEPFINSRALELAFRHILGRGPSSREEVQTYFSIVSSGGLAGLVDALVDSQEYSDYFGEETVPYLRGLGQEAQECRNWGMQQDLFNYSAPFRKVPQFITTFAKYDRPLPDQHVYGSGNDPLEIQFGAIFPKETRNPSNRPAPFSKDTKRILIHRGPGINNQNSNPTARGEFPGSLGAKVFRLNNELPGSSNGVSIKYGESSTQAVIRAAYRQVFGRDVYEGQRLSVAEVKLENGEITLREFIKTLAKSDTFLKTYWTPFYVVKAIEYIHRRLLGRPTYGRQEMNKYFDLASKKGFYALVDEMIDSKEYSEAFGEDTVPYERYLTPAGMQLRMARPGSIREDIGQRVDKETTPRFIELGQVSAIRTEPEIAFRINQGVTVERQQTKIFKLLSTADKVAVKNVIRAAYRQIFERDLEPYIVQAEFTALESKLSNEEISVKEFIEQLGCSDLYIKEFYAPYPNTKVIELGTKHFLGRAPLTQKEIQKYNQILATQGIRAFIGAMVDSMEYLQLFGEDTVPYRRFPTLPAANFPNTERLYNKLTKQDKELVVPSFEPVVKVGG, encoded by the coding sequence ATGAGTGTTAAGGCAAGTGGTGGAAGCTCGTTAGCACGGCCCCAACTGTATCAGACGGTTCCCGTTTCTGCGATCACACAAGCAGAACAACAGGATCGCTTTTTGGCGAACCCCGAACTCAATGAGTTGGTCGCCTATTTTCAATCAGGAAGCAAGCGACTAGCGATCGCCCAGATATTAACCGACAATTCCGACCTAATTGTCTCACGGGCAGCTAATCGTATCTTCACTGGGGGGTCCCCCATGGCATATCTCGAAAAACCCCCAGTGGAGGAAGTCAGAGAAATGGCCATGGCTGGAGGAGGACAAGCTCCCAGTCTACAAAGAAGTATGGCTTTAGGAACCGTGACCTATGCCGAAGGTGGCGGTGGTGGCGGCGGCGGCTTTTTCGGAGGCTTACGCTCAATCTTAAGTTCCACAGGACCGATTCCTGCCGGGTTCCGTCCCATCAATATCTCCCGCTATGGTCCGAGCAATATGCAAAAGTCCTTGCGGGATCTATCGTGGTTCTTGCGCTATGTCACCTATGCCATTGTCGCTGGAAACCCCAGTATTATCGTCGTGAACACCCGTGGACTACGGGAAGTAATTGAAAGAGCCTGTTCAACAGATGCGACCATTGTAGCCCTGCAAGAAATGCGAGCCGCAGCCAGAGATTACTTCCGTCAGGATGCCGAAGCTCAGGCGATCGTCACCGAATACTTCGATGTCCTGATCACCGAATTTAAAGCACCGACCCCCTCTAATAAATTGCGTCAGCGTCCTTCATCGGATCAGCAAGGATTAGCTCTGCCCCAAAGTTACTACAATGCGGCACAAACACGGCAAAAATTCGTCATGAAGCCGGGCTTATCGGAGTCAGAAAAATCGGCAGTCGTCAAAGCAGCCTATCGTCAACTGTTTGAACGGGATATTACCCGCGCCTACGGCCAGTCGATTTCCTATCTCGAATCTCAGGTAAGAAACGGCGACATCTCCATGAAAGAGTTCGTCCGTCGCCTGTGTAAGTCTCCCTTGTATCGCAAGCAATTCTTCGAGCCCTTCATCAACAGTCGTGCCCTAGAATTGGCCTTCCGTCATATTTTGGGTCGTGGTCCGAGTTCCCGGGAAGAAGTACAAACCTACTTTTCGATCGTCTCTAGTGGTGGATTAGCTGGTCTGGTAGATGCTTTAGTCGATTCTCAGGAGTATTCCGACTACTTTGGGGAAGAAACTGTTCCCTATCTTCGCGGATTAGGACAAGAAGCTCAAGAATGCCGTAACTGGGGAATGCAGCAAGATCTGTTTAACTACAGCGCACCTTTCCGCAAAGTACCTCAATTTATCACGACCTTCGCTAAATACGATCGCCCCTTACCCGACCAGCACGTTTACGGCTCAGGGAATGATCCCCTAGAAATTCAATTTGGGGCAATTTTCCCGAAAGAAACCCGTAATCCGAGCAATCGTCCTGCGCCCTTTAGCAAAGATACCAAACGGATTCTCATTCACCGTGGACCAGGGATTAATAACCAAAATAGCAATCCTACCGCACGGGGTGAATTCCCTGGATCATTGGGAGCCAAAGTTTTCCGCTTAAATAACGAACTCCCTGGCAGCAGCAACGGAGTGAGTATTAAATACGGGGAAAGTTCCACGCAAGCAGTGATTCGCGCTGCCTATCGCCAAGTCTTTGGACGGGATGTCTATGAAGGGCAACGGCTAAGTGTCGCAGAAGTTAAGCTAGAAAACGGCGAAATTACCCTACGGGAGTTTATCAAAACCTTAGCGAAATCGGACACCTTCCTCAAGACCTACTGGACTCCTTTCTATGTGGTCAAGGCGATCGAATATATCCACCGTCGTCTTTTGGGTCGTCCTACCTACGGCCGTCAGGAGATGAACAAATATTTCGATCTAGCCTCGAAAAAAGGTTTCTATGCCCTTGTCGATGAGATGATCGATAGTAAAGAGTATAGCGAAGCCTTTGGCGAAGATACTGTCCCCTACGAACGCTATTTAACCCCTGCCGGAATGCAGCTACGCATGGCGCGTCCCGGGTCAATTCGTGAGGATATTGGTCAACGGGTAGACAAGGAAACGACTCCCCGCTTTATCGAGTTGGGACAAGTTAGTGCGATCCGTACCGAACCCGAAATTGCTTTCCGCATTAATCAAGGGGTTACGGTTGAGCGTCAGCAAACCAAGATCTTTAAGTTACTCTCAACAGCCGATAAAGTGGCGGTTAAAAACGTCATTCGCGCTGCCTACCGTCAGATTTTTGAACGGGATCTCGAACCTTACATTGTTCAAGCAGAATTTACCGCTCTTGAAAGTAAGCTGAGTAATGAGGAAATTTCTGTTAAAGAGTTCATTGAACAGTTAGGCTGTTCTGATCTTTATATCAAGGAATTTTATGCTCCCTATCCCAATACTAAGGTTATTGAATTGGGAACTAAACATTTCCTCGGTCGGGCACCGTTAACCCAGAAAGAGATCCAAAAATACAATCAAATTCTGGCAACTCAAGGCATTCGTGCCTTTATTGGAGCCATGGTTGATAGCATGGAATACTTACAATTGTTCGGGGAAGATACGGTTCCCTATCGTCGTTTCCCGACCCTTCCTGCGGCGAATTTCCCCAATACGGAACGGCTTTATAATAAGCTGACTAAGCAGGATAAAGAGTTGGTGGTTCCTAGTTTTGAACCCGTGGTTAAAGTGGGTGGTTAA
- a CDS encoding DUF1830 domain-containing protein — MAQILDPIPTVQRRVLLCCYVNATSQIQVVRITNVPNWYFERVVFPGQRLVFEALPEALLEIHTGMMASAILSDTIPCERLSINDSDDEETEEQFITASLATDKKTTLEMSDHPSHSQLSALKPALV; from the coding sequence ATGGCCCAGATCCTTGATCCCATTCCAACCGTGCAAAGGAGAGTTCTCCTGTGTTGCTATGTAAACGCGACGAGTCAAATTCAAGTTGTTCGGATCACCAACGTTCCCAACTGGTATTTTGAGAGGGTTGTCTTCCCTGGACAGCGACTGGTTTTTGAAGCTTTACCGGAAGCTTTGTTAGAAATTCATACGGGAATGATGGCTAGTGCTATCCTTTCCGATACAATTCCCTGTGAACGCCTTTCTATTAATGACAGCGATGACGAAGAAACGGAAGAGCAATTCATCACCGCTTCTCTAGCTACCGATAAAAAAACAACCTTAGAAATGAGTGATCATCCCTCTCACTCCCAACTCTCCGCTTTAAAACCTGCTTTAGTTTAG
- a CDS encoding RuBisCO large subunit C-terminal-like domain-containing protein: MTIEVDYRFPPNINAEKQAKTIAVGQTAGTWNANFSHRETQFKQHLGQVISIETDSQGYNIARIHFPELNVENDIPSLLTMIFGKYSMAGMGKVIGVHLPQHYGTRPKFGITGIRQLLGVYDRPLIMAIFKPALGLSAADHGVILEQVANAGLDLIKDDEILGNLAVAPTLKRLECCRKVLETVKENTGKTVLYATNVTGKGYQVLETAKLLVKEGANALLLNVLTYGFSVLEMLANDPEINVPIFAHPAFAGAMCAASETGLSYSVVLGTLMAYSGADAVLYPAHYGSLPFEVTEENKIKEILRSRNVFPVPSAGIRPEIVPQLLADYGTEVVLNSGTGIMDHPDGPASGVKAFFDRLLA; this comes from the coding sequence ATGACTATTGAAGTTGACTATCGTTTTCCTCCTAATATTAATGCCGAAAAACAAGCTAAAACGATTGCTGTGGGACAAACGGCGGGAACCTGGAACGCTAATTTTTCCCATCGAGAAACCCAGTTTAAACAACATTTAGGGCAAGTTATCTCTATAGAAACTGACTCCCAAGGCTACAATATCGCTAGAATCCATTTTCCTGAACTAAACGTCGAAAATGATATCCCTAGCCTTTTAACCATGATATTCGGTAAATATTCCATGGCTGGCATGGGAAAAGTGATAGGGGTACACCTCCCTCAACATTACGGAACTCGTCCAAAATTTGGGATAACAGGGATTAGGCAGTTATTAGGAGTGTACGATCGCCCCTTAATTATGGCTATTTTTAAACCCGCTTTAGGACTTTCAGCCGCAGATCATGGTGTTATTTTAGAACAGGTAGCCAATGCCGGGTTAGATCTGATTAAAGATGATGAAATCTTGGGCAATTTAGCCGTTGCCCCCACATTAAAACGCTTAGAATGTTGCCGAAAAGTGTTAGAAACGGTTAAAGAAAACACAGGAAAAACGGTCTTATATGCCACTAATGTTACGGGAAAAGGCTATCAGGTGTTAGAAACAGCAAAATTATTAGTTAAAGAGGGAGCTAATGCGTTGTTGTTGAATGTTCTAACCTATGGATTTTCGGTCTTAGAAATGTTAGCTAATGACCCAGAAATTAATGTACCTATTTTCGCCCATCCTGCCTTCGCAGGAGCAATGTGTGCAGCTTCTGAGACGGGTTTATCCTATTCGGTAGTTTTGGGAACTTTAATGGCCTATAGTGGGGCTGATGCGGTGTTATATCCAGCCCATTATGGGAGTTTACCTTTTGAGGTAACAGAAGAAAATAAGATTAAAGAAATCCTGCGATCGCGTAACGTTTTTCCTGTTCCTTCTGCGGGTATTCGTCCCGAAATTGTCCCCCAATTATTAGCAGATTATGGAACAGAGGTTGTCTTGAATTCGGGTACGGGAATTATGGATCATCCTGATGGACCAGCATCAGGCGTTAAAGCTTTTTTTGATCGATTATTGGCATAA
- a CDS encoding DUF427 domain-containing protein: MKPTPIPPKPGQESVWDYPRPAILQDTDKHLKIICNGVVLAETRKGKRVLETSHPPCYYFPPEDVKLEHLIETQKQSVCEWKGRCRYYDIKIGERYIKSAAWAYLDTTPNFATLKGYYSFYGSLMDTCYVNDELVTPQAGDFYGGWITSDIVGPFKGEPGTWGW; encoded by the coding sequence ATGAAACCGACACCTATTCCCCCAAAACCTGGGCAAGAATCTGTTTGGGACTATCCCCGTCCAGCCATTTTACAAGATACGGATAAACATCTTAAAATCATTTGTAATGGCGTTGTTTTAGCCGAAACAAGAAAAGGGAAAAGAGTCTTAGAAACCAGTCATCCTCCTTGTTATTATTTTCCCCCTGAAGATGTTAAGTTAGAGCATCTCATCGAAACCCAAAAACAAAGTGTCTGTGAGTGGAAAGGAAGATGCCGTTATTATGATATCAAGATTGGTGAGCGATATATTAAATCGGCTGCTTGGGCATATTTAGACACGACTCCTAATTTTGCTACACTGAAGGGATATTATAGTTTTTATGGGAGTTTAATGGATACTTGTTATGTCAATGATGAGTTAGTTACCCCTCAAGCAGGAGATTTTTATGGGGGATGGATCACCTCTGATATTGTCGGTCCATTTAAAGGAGAACCGGGAACTTGGGGATGGTGA
- a CDS encoding glycine-rich domain-containing protein has product MQQTQESFLLGLASVCFLISIGLFSLVMQVSYNQRKQKENKQKNFIKNYQFSSGFKSKFSKRQNQLSPEQQELVLTALKDYFTLCYQSGKEMISMPSQIVDEAWHELILFTQEYEAFCQQAFGRFLHHTPAEAMDQPTQAQEGIKRAWRLACVNEGIDPKNPDRLPLLFAIDAFLEIENGFYYTLNCSPSDSQLKASQNRGSFYCVTGISCASGCASYTSSYDSSHHSTSSDSHSSFSSHSCGDHGVHSSCGGNCGTSCGSSCGGGCGGGCGGG; this is encoded by the coding sequence ATGCAACAAACTCAAGAGTCTTTTTTATTAGGGTTAGCCTCTGTTTGTTTTTTAATTTCCATAGGACTATTTAGCTTGGTTATGCAAGTTAGCTATAATCAAAGAAAACAAAAGGAGAATAAACAGAAAAATTTTATCAAAAACTATCAATTTAGTTCGGGGTTTAAAAGTAAATTTTCCAAGCGACAAAATCAATTATCACCCGAACAACAAGAACTGGTATTAACGGCTCTTAAAGATTATTTCACCCTCTGTTATCAGTCAGGTAAAGAGATGATATCTATGCCTTCGCAAATTGTTGATGAAGCTTGGCATGAATTAATTCTTTTTACTCAAGAATATGAAGCTTTTTGTCAGCAAGCGTTTGGTCGTTTTCTCCATCATACTCCCGCCGAAGCTATGGATCAACCCACCCAGGCACAAGAAGGAATTAAACGCGCTTGGCGGTTGGCTTGCGTTAACGAAGGAATTGACCCGAAAAACCCCGATCGCTTACCGTTGCTATTTGCCATTGATGCTTTCTTAGAAATTGAAAACGGATTTTATTATACTCTCAATTGTTCCCCTTCTGATTCTCAGCTAAAAGCTTCTCAAAATAGAGGAAGTTTCTATTGTGTAACAGGAATTAGTTGTGCTTCTGGATGTGCCAGTTATACGAGTTCTTATGACAGTTCTCATCATAGTACATCCAGTGATAGTCATAGTAGTTTTAGTAGTCACAGTTGTGGTGATCATGGAGTTCACAGTAGCTGTGGAGGTAATTGCGGGACTAGCTGTGGAAGCAGTTGTGGTGGGGGTTGTGGTGGGGGTTGTGGTGGGGGTTAA
- a CDS encoding Uma2 family endonuclease yields the protein MVATLSNYKNCVILHNVRWETYQALVKDSAEQPNKRLTYNEGILEIMTPLPEHETYKKLLDRFVLVTVEEMNLEMRSLGSCTWSRQDLKQGLEPDECYYIEHEKAVRGKRDIDLNIDPPPDLAIEIDITSSSLNRMAIYRALGVAEIWRFDGQVFKIYQLVKGEYQDCPVSKVFPFLTSEDIMRFLPQFQGGEIALVKAFRVWVKEKLST from the coding sequence ATGGTAGCCACTTTATCGAATTATAAAAATTGTGTCATTCTTCATAACGTCCGTTGGGAAACCTATCAAGCATTGGTTAAAGATAGTGCAGAACAACCCAATAAACGGCTAACTTATAATGAAGGTATTTTAGAGATTATGACTCCTTTACCGGAACATGAAACCTATAAGAAATTACTGGATCGTTTTGTGTTAGTGACGGTAGAGGAAATGAACTTAGAAATGCGAAGTTTAGGTTCTTGTACTTGGAGTCGCCAAGATTTAAAACAAGGCTTAGAACCCGATGAATGTTATTATATTGAGCATGAGAAAGCTGTGAGAGGAAAGCGAGACATTGATCTCAATATTGACCCTCCTCCCGATTTAGCCATAGAGATTGATATTACTAGCAGTTCTCTCAATCGCATGGCTATTTATAGAGCGTTAGGAGTTGCCGAAATTTGGCGTTTTGATGGTCAAGTTTTCAAGATATATCAGTTAGTTAAAGGAGAATATCAAGACTGTCCAGTCTCTAAAGTTTTTCCGTTTTTGACAAGTGAAGACATTATGAGGTTTTTACCGCAGTTTCAAGGGGGAGAAATAGCTTTAGTTAAAGCTTTTCGTGTTTGGGTCAAAGAAAAGTTAAGTACCTGA
- a CDS encoding amino acid ABC transporter permease — MSKQEKIPFWRDSRFLNNLGQGIILVIVLISVGILATNLVTNFQRLGLSFDLSFIFDPKRPASFRIGDSLIPYRATDPYSQAILVGLLNSLRVMISGIILAFILGLTVGLGRLSDNWLVRQIATVYIETIRNTPLLLQLFFWYFAVFLKLPKIDNPAQFLNSFFLCNQGIYLPYPANNLQTWLALSLIAINVICGIIIWRKYNDNIVQLGTTGKIYQNLLIAILIIILLLIIWGLNWQFPQYNTESKRILGGLTLSPEFATLLLGLTVYTAAFIAEVIRAGIQSVSQGQWEAAKALGLNSSLVMRLVIFPQALRVIIPPLTSEFLNLVKNSSLAVAIGYNDIYAIANTISNQTGKAVEMLLVVMTTYLIFNLIIAVIMNQFNAMVQIKER, encoded by the coding sequence ATGTCTAAACAAGAAAAAATTCCTTTTTGGCGTGATTCCCGTTTTTTAAATAATTTAGGTCAAGGTATAATTCTTGTAATTGTCCTGATTAGTGTAGGAATATTAGCCACTAATTTAGTTACGAATTTTCAACGACTGGGATTAAGTTTTGATTTAAGTTTTATCTTTGATCCCAAGCGTCCTGCCTCTTTTCGCATCGGTGATTCTCTTATTCCTTACCGTGCCACAGATCCCTACAGTCAGGCGATTTTAGTTGGGTTACTTAATTCCCTAAGAGTCATGATTAGTGGTATTATTTTGGCTTTTATTTTGGGTCTTACAGTAGGATTAGGCAGACTATCAGATAATTGGTTAGTGCGTCAGATAGCGACTGTTTATATAGAAACAATTCGCAATACACCTCTACTTTTGCAACTGTTTTTTTGGTATTTTGCTGTTTTTCTGAAACTCCCTAAAATTGATAATCCTGCTCAATTTTTAAACTCATTTTTTTTATGCAACCAAGGAATTTATTTACCCTATCCCGCCAATAACTTACAAACTTGGTTGGCTTTATCATTGATTGCTATAAATGTAATTTGTGGAATTATAATTTGGCGTAAATATAATGACAATATTGTTCAATTAGGAACCACAGGTAAAATTTATCAGAATTTATTAATAGCAATATTAATTATTATCCTATTGCTAATTATTTGGGGATTAAATTGGCAATTTCCCCAATATAACACCGAGAGTAAACGGATTCTAGGGGGGTTAACTTTATCCCCTGAATTTGCTACTCTCTTATTGGGCTTAACTGTCTATACAGCAGCCTTTATTGCTGAAGTTATTCGGGCAGGTATTCAGTCAGTTTCTCAAGGACAATGGGAAGCAGCAAAAGCATTAGGACTTAATTCAAGTCTAGTGATGCGATTGGTTATTTTTCCCCAAGCATTACGGGTTATCATTCCTCCTTTGACCAGTGAATTTCTTAACCTAGTTAAAAATTCGAGTTTAGCGGTTGCCATTGGTTATAATGATATTTATGCCATTGCTAATACCATTTCTAATCAAACGGGAAAAGCCGTAGAAATGCTCTTAGTTGTTATGACTACCTATCTTATTTTTAATTTAATTATTGCAGTAATCATGAATCAATTTAATGCCATGGTTCAGATTAAAGAACGCTAA